One genomic region from Paraburkholderia azotifigens encodes:
- the atpG gene encoding F0F1 ATP synthase subunit gamma: MAGMKEIRGKIKSVQNTRKITKAMEMVAASKMRRAQERMRAARPYADKVRDIAAHMSSATPEYRHPFMVSNEGAKSTGFILVTTDKGLCGGMNTNVLRASLQKFKELEGQGQTVEATAIGGKGLGFLNRLRAKVVSNVVQLGDTPHLEKLIGAVKVQLDMYSEGKVSAVYLAYTRFVNTMKQEPVIEQLLPLSTEQFERKEDKDSPTPTTSWDYIYEPDAQAVVDELLVRYVEALVYQAVAENMASEQSARMVAMKAASDNAKTVINELQLVYNKSRQAAITKELSEIVGGAAAV; the protein is encoded by the coding sequence ATGGCTGGAATGAAGGAAATTCGCGGCAAGATCAAGAGCGTGCAAAACACGCGCAAGATCACGAAAGCGATGGAGATGGTGGCCGCGTCCAAGATGCGCCGCGCTCAGGAGCGCATGCGCGCTGCTCGCCCGTACGCCGACAAGGTCCGCGATATCGCTGCGCACATGAGCAGTGCGACGCCGGAGTACCGTCACCCGTTCATGGTGTCGAACGAAGGTGCGAAGTCGACGGGCTTCATCCTTGTCACGACTGACAAGGGTCTGTGCGGCGGTATGAACACGAACGTGCTGCGCGCTTCGCTCCAGAAGTTCAAGGAGCTGGAAGGCCAGGGCCAGACGGTCGAAGCGACGGCAATCGGCGGCAAGGGTCTCGGTTTCCTGAACCGTCTGCGCGCGAAGGTCGTGTCGAACGTCGTGCAACTGGGCGACACGCCGCACCTCGAGAAGCTGATCGGCGCGGTGAAGGTTCAGCTCGACATGTACTCGGAAGGCAAGGTTTCGGCCGTGTATCTCGCGTACACCCGCTTCGTCAACACGATGAAGCAGGAGCCGGTGATCGAGCAACTGCTGCCGCTGTCGACGGAACAGTTCGAGCGCAAGGAAGACAAGGATAGCCCGACGCCGACTACGTCGTGGGACTACATCTACGAGCCGGACGCGCAAGCGGTCGTCGACGAACTGCTGGTGCGTTATGTCGAAGCGCTGGTCTATCAGGCCGTCGCGGAAAACATGGCGTCGGAGCAGTCGGCACGTATGGTCGCAATGAAGGCCGCTTCGGACAATGCGAAGACGGTGATCAACGAACTGCAGCTCGTGTACAACAAGAGCCGGCAGGCCGCGATCACGAAGGAACTGTCGGAAATCGTCGGTGGCGCCGCGGCAGTCTGA